In the Setaria italica strain Yugu1 chromosome VI, Setaria_italica_v2.0, whole genome shotgun sequence genome, one interval contains:
- the LOC101763442 gene encoding uncharacterized protein LOC101763442 → MKLNPLLTVLSAAAIGFFIGVSFPVQITPKVFPLSFGDGNCTFGGSYILGRLSTAFRNSTSTVEGTPVLQPNATSEKVVALAKPKGAERLPPNIIVRESDLHMRRLWGHPREDTPTRKYLLVLTVGYSDKVNVNATVHKFSENFDVLLFHYDGRTTEWDEFEWSKEAIHVSARKQAKWWYAKRFLHPSIVAPYEYIFIWDQDLGTETFDAEEYIKIVKKHGLEISQPGMDITRGVKTYDVNVRRNDTEIHTSTSVGKCSEDVHKRPCSAFVEVNAPVFTREAWSCVWHMIQSDLVHGWGLDWNFWRCVDEPEEQIGIVDTQYVAHHRGFTLGNPGNETVDGSRRKVRLRASAEFGMFKARLNNADKLQAAALLAQSGAATPTQS, encoded by the exons ATGAAATTAAATCCGCTCCTTACGGTGTTGTCTGCGGCAGCAATCGGGTTCTTCATTGGCGTTTCCTTTCCTGTACAAATCACACCAAAGGTATTCCCGTTGAGCTTTGGTGATGGGAACTGCACCTTCGGTGGCAGCTACATACTTGGCCGACTTTCGACGGCATTTAGAAACAGCACTTCTACAGTGGAGGGGACTCCAGTCCTGCAGCCAAATGCCACTTCAGAG AAGGTGGTTGCACTGGCAAAGCCGAAAGGCGCGGAGAGGCTACCACCAAACATCATAGTTCGAGAGTCTGATCTCCACATGCGCCGGCTGTGGGGACACCCGCGTGAG GACACCCCCACTCGCAAGTACCTTTTGGTGCTGACAGTTGGTTACAGTGACAAAGTCAACGTCAACGCCACAGTTCACAAG TTCTCGGAAAATTTTGACGTGTTGCTATTCCACTATGATGGACGGACGACAGAGTGGGACGAGTTCGAGTGGTCCAAGGAGGCCATCCATGTTAGCGCTAGGAAGCAGGCCAAATG gtggtatgccAAGAGGTTCCTGCACCCAAGCATCGTGGCGCCGTATGAGTACATCTTCATCTGGGACCAGGACCTCGGCACTGAGACATTTGATGCGGAGGAGTACATCAAGATTGTGAAGAAGCACGGGCTGGAGATCTCGCAGCCGGGCATGGACATCACCAGAGGGGTGAAGACCTACGACGTCAATGTCAGAAGGAACGACACCGAGATACACAC GTCGACTTCTGTCGGTAAGTGCAGTGAGGACGTGCACAAGCGGCCGTGCAGCGCTTTTGTGGAGGTGAACGCGCCCGTCTTCACGAGGGAGGCATGGTCTTGCGTCTGGCACATGATCCAGAGCGACCTGGTCCATGGATGGGGCCTCGACTGGAATTTCTGGAGATGCGTCGAC GAGCCTGAGGAGCAGATCGGCATCGTGGACACGCAATACGTGGCGCATCACCGGGGGTTTACACTGGGGAACCCGGGCAACGAGACCGTGGATGGAAGCCGCCGCAAGGTGAGGCTCCGGGCGTCGGCCGAGTTCGGCATGTTCAAAGCCAGGTTGAACAACGCGGACAAGCTCCAGGCAGCAGCTCTTCTTGCACAATCTGGTGCCGCCACGCCCACGCAGTCGTAG
- the LOC101763847 gene encoding uncharacterized protein LOC101763847 translates to MKKSSPIPTVLSASALAFFIGVCFPVQITPKVSPWHFGDANSTFGCSNILFRFWRPYDSTLAVEGTNTVQENAALEIVAPEKPKGEERLPPNIVAPESDLHLRRLWGNPREDTPTRKYLLALTIGYNERANVNATVHKFSSNFDVVLFHYDGRTTEWEEFEWSKKAVHVSARGQTKWWYAKRFLHPSIVAPYDYIFLWDEDLGVEAFDAEEYVKIVRKQGLEISQPGLDSTRGPKPFFDITVRRNGSEMHKSTLRSPEAKCTRRPCSGFVEVMAPVFSREAWTCVWHLIQNDLVHGHGLDWDFWRCVDDPEEQIGVVDAQYVSHHAVVTLGTKGGSRGNVTARQKAEFNIYKTRMRIADKARAAALLAPPAAAS, encoded by the exons ATGAAAAAATCGAGTCCGATCCCAACGGTGCTGTCAGCATCAGCACTTGCATTCTTCATCGGCGTTTGCTTCCCTGTACAAATCACACCAAAGGTATCGCCCTGGCACTTCGGTGATGCAAACTCGACATTCGGTTGCAGCAACATACTTTTCAGATTTTGGAGACCATATGATAGCACTTTAGCAGTGGAGGGGACTAACACTGTGCAGGAAAATGCAGCTTTAGAG ATTGTTGCGCCTGAAAAGCCAAAAGGCGAGGAGAGGCTACCGCCGAATATCGTAGCTCCAGAGTCTGATCTTCATCTCCGCCGGCTGTGGGGAAACCCGCGTGAG GACACGCCCACTCGCAAGTACCTTTTGGCGCTGACAATAGGGTACAACGAGAGAGCCAATGTCAACGCCACTGTTCACAAG TTCTCGTCAAATTTCGACGTGGTGCTGTTCCACTACGACGGGCGGACGACGGAGTGGGAGGAGTTCGAGTGGTCCAAGAAGGCCGTCCATGTCAGCGCCAGGGGCCAGACCAAATG GTGGTATGCCAAGAGGTTCCTGCACCCCAGCATCGTGGCGCCCTACGACTACATCTTCCTCTGGGACGAGGACCTTGGCGTGGAGGCCTTCGATGCCGAGGAGTACGTGAAGATCGTGAGGAAGCAAGGGCTTGAGATATCGCAGCCGGGCTTGGACAGCACCAGAGGACCCAAGCCGTTCTTCGACATCACCGTTAGGAGGAACGGCAGCGAGATGCACAA GTCGACGCTGCGAAGCCCTGAAGCGAAGTGCACGAGGCGGCCGTGCAGCGGGTTCGTGGAGGTGATGGCGCCCGTCTTCTCCCGGGAGGCGTGGACGTGCGTCTGGCACTTGATCCAGAACGACCTGGtccatggccatggcctcgACTGGGATTTCTGGAGATGCGTCGAT GATCCTGAGGAGCAGATCGGCGTGGTGGACGCTCAATACGTGTCGCACCACGCAGTGGTGACGCTAGGAACCAAGGGAGGAAGCCGGGGCAACGTGACCGCCCGGCAGAAGGCCGAGTTTAACATCTATAAGACCAGAATGCGCATCGCGGATAAGGCCCGGGCCGCAGCTCTTCTTGCACCACCGGCTGCAGCCTCCTGA